The nucleotide sequence AGAGACCTTTGCATAAGCCACATCAGAGATAAGTTTTTCTCATCGAACACAACATTTTCAGCAGAAAAAGATCACGACACCGTTTTACGAGAGCGCTGTTGGTTGCAGACTCCGTTTTTCTCCTGTCCTTCGTCTCCTCTGGACACACTTATGCCCCGACCACGCCATACTGCTGCACAAAATGAGCGCCCTTGCGGACGTTGTACGCGATGGCCAGCAGTCCGCAATGAACCGTGTTGCGCAGTAATCCCAAAAAACGGGTTCGACCCATGCCGTAATGTCGCTTGAGGGTCCCAAACACCCGCTCGACAACACTGCGTGTCACGCCAATCTCCTTGTTGCGCTCTCGATCGGTGTCGCTGATCGGATGGTTCCGATACCCCTTGCGTTGAACGTGATTCCGAATGCCTCGCGCAGCAAGCTTCTTCTCCGTGGCTCGCGAGGCATAAGCGCTATCGGCGTACACCGCTGCCTCTTCTCCCGTGAACAGCTCTTCAAAACGCTGGCTGTCATGAACATTCCCAGGAGTCATGTCATAGCCGAGAATGAACCCGTCCTCGTCGACATTGGAATGGAAGCTATAACCGTACGTACTTGTCTTCTTCCCCCGTGTATTCTGTTTGACGTTCCACCCCGCTTCCGGATCTCGTGTTGCGCTCCCATCTTTGCGCTTCCCCGGTCCGCTCTGATGCGCTTCGATCACACTGGCATCAATAATACTCACCTGCCCCCATTGCATGATGATGTGCTGCGCTGTCAGCTGCCGATTCACTTCTGCCAACAGCTTTTCCCAGAGCGCATGAGCTTCAAGTTGTTGGCGAAAGCGGGACAGCGTACTGTGGTCCGGTGTCCCTTCATTCAATCCCAACAACACAAACTTCCGAAACACCAGGTCACGGGCAAGCTGTGCTTCCAGCTGTACATCGCTCAACCGATACCAGCAGCCGAGCAGTAAGCTCCGGAATAACGTCACCAGCGGATAACTGGGTCGCCCGGAGCGACTACTATAGATGGGGGAGAGAAGTCCTTCGATCGCACTCCAGTCCAGCACGGCAGTGACTCCATCCAAGCTGTGCAGTGCATGGTGATCCCGGATCATCCCGTCACTGAAACTCAACTGACTCGTCGTTGTTTGGCTCATCCCAGAAAACTACACGGATCACATCCCCTTTGCCGCAACAATCATGCCTTTATGCAAAGGTCTCTAATAATCTAACTCGATGACTGACAAACCCTGCTGGCCCATGAGTTGCAATCATTGGGCCGCATGAGACCTCTGTTGACGTTCTCACTGTTGATGCTCTTCCTCCTCCCCGCTACGGGGCGCGCTGCAACGGCCACATGGACCTT is from Deltaproteobacteria bacterium and encodes:
- a CDS encoding IS5 family transposase gives rise to the protein MSQTTTSQLSFSDGMIRDHHALHSLDGVTAVLDWSAIEGLLSPIYSSRSGRPSYPLVTLFRSLLLGCWYRLSDVQLEAQLARDLVFRKFVLLGLNEGTPDHSTLSRFRQQLEAHALWEKLLAEVNRQLTAQHIIMQWGQVSIIDASVIEAHQSGPGKRKDGSATRDPEAGWNVKQNTRGKKTSTYGYSFHSNVDEDGFILGYDMTPGNVHDSQRFEELFTGEEAAVYADSAYASRATEKKLAARGIRNHVQRKGYRNHPISDTDRERNKEIGVTRSVVERVFGTLKRHYGMGRTRFLGLLRNTVHCGLLAIAYNVRKGAHFVQQYGVVGA